The following are encoded in a window of Phaseolus vulgaris cultivar G19833 chromosome 3, P. vulgaris v2.0, whole genome shotgun sequence genomic DNA:
- the LOC137807341 gene encoding uncharacterized protein, translating into MASKYPKPNRGRFMCYCFIFVVFLCLFASINEVRFSGLLRLGRFAPSNETAPTRNESEDLRILISVLTLPDQYLRRHFLRLVYGTQTWEGAKVEVKFVFCNLTKEDQKVMVALEIMLHNDIIILNCTENMNKGKTSTFFTSLPEMFNDTSGVGPYPPFHYVMKADDDTYVRINSLVRSLRPLPREDLYYGFVIPCGSMDPFKHYMSGMGFVVSWDIVEWIHGSDIPKKHVEGPEDKVFGDWMRWARRGKNRFNAKWSMYNYPDPPSVCSHELWNDTIAVHLLKNQEKWIRTLSFFNHTHSLNPSKFYHIP; encoded by the coding sequence ATGGCGTCAAAGTACCCAAAGCCCAACCGGGGGCGATTCATGTGCTATTGTTTCATATTCGTCGTCTTCCTCTGCTTGTTCGCCTCAATTAACGAAGTTCGATTCAGTGGTTTACTAAGGTTGGGTCGATTTGCTCCCTCAAACGAAACAGCACCCACAAGAAACGAATCAGAAGACCTTCGAATCCTGATCTCCGTTCTGACCCTCCCCGACCAGTACCTACGACGACACTTCCTGCGCCTCGTGTACGGCACGCAAACCTGGGAGGGCGCTAAAGTGGAGGTGAAGTTCGTGTTCTGCAATCTCACAAAAGAGGATCAGAAAGTGATGGTGGCGTTGGAGATCATGCTTCACAACGACATCATCATCCTGAACTGCACCGAGAACATGAACAAGGGCAAAACGTCGACGTTCTTCACGAGCCTGCCCGAGATGTTCAACGACACGAGCGGCGTGGGGCCCTACCCTCCCTTCCACTACGTGATGAAAGCGGATGATGACACGTACGTGAGGATCAACAGTTTGGTGCGGTCGTTGAGGCCGCTGCCGAGGGAAGATTTATACTATGGATTCGTCATACCGTGTGGAAGCATGGACCCCTTCAAACACTACATGTCTGGGATGGGGTTTGTGGTGTCCTGGGACATTGTGGAGTGGATCCACGGCTCTGATATTCCCAAGAAACACGTGGAGGGCCCAGAGGATAAGGTGTTTGGAGATTGGATGCGATGGGCTCGCCGTGGAAAAAATAGGTTCAATGCTAAGTGGTCTATGTACAACTACCCAGATCCACCCTCCGTGTGTAGCCACGAGCTTTGGAATGACACTATTGCAGTTCATTTGCTGAAGAATCAAGAGAAGTGGATTCGAACTCTCTCCTTTTTCAACCACACTCATTCTTTGAACCCATCCAAGTTCTACCATATACCTTAG
- the LOC137807342 gene encoding uncharacterized protein: MTNQKSLLSRLRVAVKKVKLLLSATVLSHAWHAANILRGVSMSKRQISFNDRGLMICTPASSEETDSEGLISPPAHTLQRTISCPSDDDIDKRAEMFITNFRRQLQMERQISLQLRYCRENSLELVSP, encoded by the coding sequence ATGACGAACCAAAAGTCTCTACTGAGCCGCCTCAGAGTGGCCgtgaagaaggtgaagctcctGCTGAGCGCCACCGTGCTCAGCCACGCATGGCATGCGGCAAACATTCTACGCGGCGTCTCTATGAGCAAACGACAGATTAGTTTCAACGATCGAGGATTGATGATATGTACTCCTGCTTCTTCAGAGGAAACGGATTCGGAGGGTTTGATTTCTCCTCCTGCGCACACCCTTCAGAGGACCATAAGCTGTCCGTCAGATGATGATATTGATAAGAGAGCAGAGATGTTCATAACCAATTTCAGACGACAGCTTCAGATGGAGAGACAAATCTCACTGCAGCTACGTTATTGCAGAGAAAATAGTCTTGAATTGGTCTCTCCCTGA